The Manduca sexta isolate Smith_Timp_Sample1 chromosome 15, JHU_Msex_v1.0, whole genome shotgun sequence genome includes the window ctaaggcctaatctctttcagtagtagaggaggctcatgctcagcagtgggcaagtatataatacagggctgatattattattattattaaggagTAAACAAAAtagttgggttaggttaggttaggtttatatttttataatttactgacCTGCTTTCGTTTTTATTATACGTCGTGGCTTAACAGACTTTACAACAACTAATAAATCAACGTACACGTTGTTGGTCTGTTCtgtaaaaaaatgtacctatgtcatatttttaacaacatttacttatataaatctACAAATCACATGTTGATCGCACCTACGTACTGTGTACAATAGaaactatgtatgtattttgataaCACGGTTTGAAACAGGATTCGATCACGAAATAATTGGCTAtgacaattaaataatatgtttaattgtCTTCTCACCTGTAAACTTTAGCACTTCGGCGAGACCGCAATATCCCGCTGCAGGCTTGGTGGGTATATGAAGAAGTTGCAAGTATGTACTAAAACTTTCTCCATTATACGTCGAAACGTCAGATGTGCCCTCatttaacgacaaataaaatGGTGATGTAACCTTATAAACAAAAGTAGCTATGTATTATACTTACTATAAATTGTTAATGCTAATTTGTATCGTCAGATGAGTGTAGTGCAAGATTTAagaagtataaatattaaaattaaagtacttttcggattttgtcgtggttttaatgttttagttttctcccgacgtttcgaagactttttcTGTATGTTGCACAACGCGTTTTTCATTGCAAAGAGCGATCTCTTTGCAATGAAAAACGCGTTGTGCAACATACAGAAAACGCATGAATTCGCAGTGTTTATAAATCATGCGCCTATCTGGAGAGTAACACGCAACCCCGCGCGTACACCGAGTTATGTTGTATGGGCGTCTTTTGAACAGAGTAGTAGTAGGAGTAACAAACGGATAATATAACTGCAGCATCGTGACAGATCTGCATTAAATAACCATTTTTATACAGAAAACAATGCTCTGCACTGTACTATCACCACCGCGAGCTGCTGTAAAATGAGGCCCCCGGGCCATCGCATACTATACTGCAGCCCCGCGCGTTTGTGCGAAGAAATTTGTACAAACTGCATAATGCAGATCTGCAGTTTCGCAACCACACGTGTGGCGTCAGAGCCACGCACGTCGCTACGTGGAGTGGGGTAGTGTGTGAATCGTCTTAGTCTGtccgataattatttaatgaaagaaaAGGACTCAAGACCACGATACACGTGATAAGTATTACCAATTTAGTTTTCAAATACAATATAGTTAAtcgctattttttttaaacatatattttttttattcagatgATCGATGCTCGGTTTACGCACGAGTAACGCCGTTTATCtatattgtgtaaataatagATTGTCCctgttcaaaataattatacttaatacttatctattaattatcaaaatgcTAACCTGTGGACGGAAGTTTTCGTTTTCTCCGGttttaacacatatttttgGATAAGAAATTTCCACtgcaacaaacaaaacaaacttatataagtatattatgtataatcgacacttatttttatctgtttatttttttatggatctCAACATATCTTCTGtttgatgaaataaatataaatgatttagtCTAAACTACTTACTTGTTAGCTAGTATTGGGTAACGAATTTTCCcgaaaactaatattttttcttggcGTAATAGGTTTATATATCTTTATAGCTTGATaatcatacataaatatacaatagtataCGTAGATTATAACACTCACCAACATCTCCAACAAGAAACCTTTCGTAGAAAGTAAGAACGAAGTACTCGGAACCCCAAACATCAACATTAATGGTGTCAATTTCGGAATCTCTTAGTGTAAACGAAGTAACTCCTCTCATATCTCCATTCTTTTTACGTGATCCTATAGTCCGTGGGCTATTTTTTGCTATTATTATACCGATGATAAgggaattttttaaattcgtatttAAACAGTTCAGACCAATTCTTTGTACTCCCGCCATTTTAACAAACCTTCAaagagattataatataattctctttggattATAACAAGAAAAGTCATATAACACAATCAGACAGAAGTGCTTTTTGGCGGGAATTGTCTATGGCTACTTgacagttaatttttttttttctaaaagagTTACCAGATTATAAGATtggatataaaaacaatataattcaaaGAATTATTGTATCCTTTTTGAATCATTCACTtgaattcattataaaataaaaatttatattgataataataatgaattgtatatttaggtaaataatgataataactaTTTCAAGATAACTATAGTTAACTTTAACGCCAAGGGGGAGAGGGGCAGGGAGTGACagctgcccccccccccccccccgagattcgaaaaaagttgccaaatttaaaacaaccaaAGTCCTAAGTTAAAggacttgacttgcttgatcgatcatttcCGTATTTATTGAAACTGGAATGAAttcaattccattcctaatattccgtacgctcaattacgctctgtatcatgttatttttaaagcgGGAGAGACGGCGTGAGGGAGGAATATGTGCTCTCGACtatacctacaattcatacttttctcgtTCTCCATATCGACTTGCTCTCCCTAGGCCTGGCAACGGTTTGGTCCCATGATGTATATTTGGCGAAGTTTTCGCTATATCGACCACAAAATCCAAACTCCAGGTCCTGGGGAAAAACccgttataattatatattttatgcgaCCCCGGGTTCAAACCCGAGACCACAGCACTGCAGACGTACCACCATACAACTACGCCCCCAAAACAGTTGATTTTAATAGTGTATTAATACTCAAGCTTTTAGCTACTCAAGCACCAGTCGtgcattatattatacaattttttattgagtACGGGACTCCTAGCGGAAGTCCAGCGTGGCGGGGTTCAcaatatgttttgaaaatttttacaaaGCAGTTTCAGGTATGCAGACTTCcctataatgataaaattaacttcataggacttaatttaatttagatacaGCAAAATGAGTATTTTGattgaatttaatatgtaaaaccgttttgatgttttgaatttgttcagctgcgTGCTTGGTTGACTGTACAAAAAACCAACGAAGTTCTTCCACGAGATGAGTCACTTTATATTAGTTCAATTAATAATGAGAAAATCGatagtgtttataataaaaattaaatgtttcattGTTGAAATTTATTAGTAGTAAACGCAGTCTCGCAAAAAACGCTGAACAGAATAATTTGGTAGATACTTACATAGGTACTCTGCATTTTGGATTGTTATATAGATTGATTTTATTCCAAAGAAAGACACGATGAAATATTAATTCCAGTTAAGCCCTTTGTGCAGGCAGAGTCTCGAGCAACAGCTTGTatagtaattaaaacagcatTGAATCTCTGTAAATTTTTGGGAAATGTATATCGGCAACATTGGCAAAAAGCCCGAACTTCGAACGTACgtcaaaaaaaacaaatcatacGTTAGTATATTAATGTGAATGGTGAATTgctaaaaaacaaataattatatgtttattgctataatatgttatttaaaacggAGTTAGATGGAAATAATAAGCCTGGAAATGAATTTCAGTCACATGAGTTGGGAAGACAAACTACCGAGTACATAGACTGTTCTAAGCGTTTCTATAAAACTTGTGATTTTTCGAAACAATATGCTCATATTTATTCAGCTAGACTTAATACgtttagaaatattttggtTCCATTGGTTATGAAAAAGTGGtctaataagtttaaaatactaAAGCTGTGTGAATTGCGTGAGAAAAACTATACTTGCGTAGTTATTGGAACTCTTTTCAAGCACCAAAAGTTGAAACCAAGTATTCTAAAAGAATTGTCGGATCAACTCGAAATTATTCCACAACCAGCAAGGTATTAATACTGTTCAAGTACATCAAGTGCAAGTACATCAGTTCTTGCtaggtttttattattgattaattttagtAAGACAAGAACAAAGGATtgttttacatacaataaaacttGGTATATTTGCTATGTAATAAGATTTTTCAGTCGATGATAGAATATAAAACCTGGCATttgatatgttaaaatatttatttaatcaaatttaaataatgtcgtGTTTACAGAACACATTTTGTCCACGATTCAGACAGTTTGGTTTTGGAAGATGAATTACAAAGGATCAAGTTGGTAGGAGATTGTATTGATATTCATCAAATTGTGACAGGTGTTGTCTGTGCCATCTTGGGTGAGAAGATTATATAATAActgtgatttttataaatagtaattttggGATAATTTATGGGCCTGGgctaaaacaaaattttcagaTACATATAGTTAAAAGTCAGATAACACTTTGGATACATTTTACAGCCATCTCCTAAATAGCTTTaagataatacatatattattatgtggtTGAATTCATATTTCAGGATCTGAAGATGAAGATGGTATATTCACTGTAAAAGATGTATGTTGGGCTGGTTGCAACATACAACATCCTCTgcctataattaataatgataggtatgattataattttcactATAAAGTTGTATTAAGTTTGATTTCTTCAAATACATCTTCAAAGTTcttaaaatttcatatattattctaatatatacatataattataagtaatgtgATATGTAAgccatatttcatacaaatgCATTCAGCCATGTTAGTCTTCTTGTTTAGTTAGGTTACTCACTGTAAGAATTTTCTAGGATGCCAATTTTGTAAGAAGAATTGTCTTTATCAATTAATCATACAATAATTTACAGTTTATACCttccaattatatttatgtcaaaatTTTTCAGATATGTGGTTATTATGTCAGGGTTGAACTTAGCATCAAAATCGCCTGATCATATATTCTCCTTGCATTTGCTTCTGGAGTGGATTTCAGGATTGTCAGGAACAGCACAATATCAAGAGGAAATTTCTAATATTGTCAGAGTAATTATAgctggtaaatatttatttttgaatagaagcagatttaaattatataatattgtattcataTGTAGGGGATCGGTGGTTTGTTTGGCTATCTGATAAATATGCGACACATTCCATTCCAACATTTGCCTAGTGGTAAATGGTAATAGATTATATGACAAATATTtggtctttattttattaattatttatttcatacataaattttaacatggaaaaatattttagtctgGTAAATAATCAACTTGTTACAAGCCTTTGAATTTTAGTAGAAGGGATAAGTGTCAATAATGAGAAATGAAGCCTTATACGCGCATGTGATGTCATCATAAATTACGATATGATTATTCACTATTATGTATAGAATAATTtgcaaaatcaaacatagaaaCATACCGTGTTACTGGACATTACAAGGCTGAATATCAATTGGTGACAAATGTAGTGCAATGCTGAATAGTTTCATTGGAATCAAAGGTTTAGGTTTTTTgctacaataatatca containing:
- the LOC115451187 gene encoding DNA polymerase delta subunit 2; this translates as MLFKTELDGNNKPGNEFQSHELGRQTTEYIDCSKRFYKTCDFSKQYAHIYSARLNTFRNILVPLVMKKWSNKFKILKLCELREKNYTCVVIGTLFKHQKLKPSILKELSDQLEIIPQPARTHFVHDSDSLVLEDELQRIKLVGDCIDIHQIVTGVVCAILGSEDEDGIFTVKDVCWAGCNIQHPLPIINNDRYVVIMSGLNLASKSPDHIFSLHLLLEWISGLSGTAQYQEEISNIVRVIIAGGVFANNSDEKVLNESDVISSAQLVDSFAAALSAVAPLDLMPGCKDPTGIMLPQKPFHFCLFPKAIEYKSFNRVSNPYECDIGGLLCLGTSGEPIKDIMRYSKLNNSINVLKKTLEWRQLAPTCPDTVPCIPCVDNDPFTIYKCPAVYFSGNADKFATEMYEGAEGQHVRLVSVPDFCETKTVAIINLKNMECYSMEFS